The Synechococcales cyanobacterium T60_A2020_003 genome includes a region encoding these proteins:
- a CDS encoding TIGR00159 family protein: protein MGSLLEQWLTNLGWTQSLLLSVIDVGLVLVLTYSILLIVGERRTLWMVRGLIILMLAAAISSFLNLRLLHFVLEKLVIGSAVAMAFILQNEFRRLLEQLGRGEFSQLFQSSYEAIPKPDSVIDEIVDAVKELSQNRIGALLILETSRPIDERDFSVPGVRLNAEVSKELLQTIFQTTTPLHDGAVLIRGSRVFSAGIILPISERSASRQLGTRHRAAMGITERVENCLCVVVSEETGSISLAEHGILNRPLTSSKLRELLRQRFTQSVEREVMAPRLRILGRQVVNRITTALSRLFGITSSTSREKK, encoded by the coding sequence ATGGGATCTTTGCTCGAGCAATGGCTGACAAACCTTGGCTGGACTCAGTCCTTGCTGCTCTCTGTGATTGACGTTGGATTGGTTTTAGTGCTGACCTATTCCATCCTGCTCATCGTTGGCGAACGACGCACGCTTTGGATGGTTCGAGGACTGATCATTCTGATGCTGGCAGCCGCGATCAGCAGTTTCTTGAATCTGCGGCTGCTGCATTTTGTGCTAGAAAAATTGGTGATTGGCTCGGCAGTAGCGATGGCCTTCATTCTCCAAAATGAATTCCGGCGACTGTTGGAACAACTGGGTCGAGGGGAATTTAGTCAGCTTTTTCAAAGCTCCTATGAAGCAATTCCCAAGCCAGACAGCGTCATTGATGAAATTGTGGATGCGGTTAAGGAACTTTCGCAAAATCGGATCGGGGCTCTGCTAATTTTAGAAACGAGTCGTCCGATCGATGAGCGGGATTTTTCTGTTCCGGGTGTACGGCTGAATGCTGAGGTATCAAAAGAGTTGCTGCAGACCATTTTTCAAACGACCACTCCTCTCCACGACGGAGCCGTCCTGATCCGAGGATCACGAGTATTCTCGGCGGGTATCATATTGCCAATTTCCGAAAGGTCTGCCTCTCGTCAACTGGGCACCCGCCACCGTGCCGCGATGGGGATTACAGAACGGGTCGAAAACTGCCTTTGTGTGGTTGTATCTGAGGAAACGGGTTCCATTTCTCTGGCGGAACACGGCATCTTAAACCGACCGCTGACCAGTAGTAAGTTACGAGAACTCCTCCGCCAGCGATTTACACAATCGGTAGAGCGAGAAGTGATGGCACCTCGATTACGCATCTTGGGCCGTCAGGTTGTAAATCGAATCACCACGGCGCTGTCGCGTTTGTTTGGGATTACTTCGTCAACATCTCGGGAGAAAAAATGA
- the lysA gene encoding diaminopimelate decarboxylase, producing MVSTPATRTGNTGCQYLPNLSSDAPSPNQHIMPITARVNERDHLEIGGCDVVELVQNFGSPLYILDEETFRLACRQYREAFQRYYAGESLVIYASKAWNCLAVCAIAAQEGLGLDVVSGGELYTALQAGVDPSVIYLHGNNKSRSELEFAVQSGCTIVVDNWLELRTLAEIAAGSEQPVRIMLRLTPGIECHTHEYIRTGHLDSKFGFDPDQMDSVLSFVAQQPHLNCVGLHAHIGSQIFEVQPHQDLASVMVDWFIKASQYGLPVSELDIGGGLGICYTEADDPPSIDAWVKVVAESVTQACATHNIALPRLLSEPGRSLIGNACVTAYTMGSQKTVPGIRTYVTVDGGMSDNPRPITYQSIYRAVVANRMSEELTESVAIAGKHCESGDILIKETLLPQTSSGDVLVVLATGAYNYSMASNYNRVSRPAAVLVSQAEATIILQRETYQDLIQHDCLPDRLLNH from the coding sequence GCTCGCGTTAACGAGCGTGACCACCTGGAAATTGGTGGATGCGATGTGGTGGAGTTGGTGCAGAACTTTGGATCGCCCCTCTATATTTTGGATGAAGAGACCTTTCGCCTTGCCTGTCGCCAATATCGGGAAGCGTTTCAGCGGTACTATGCGGGCGAATCCTTGGTGATTTACGCCTCCAAAGCTTGGAACTGTTTAGCGGTTTGTGCGATCGCCGCTCAGGAAGGGTTAGGACTGGACGTGGTCTCTGGAGGAGAGCTATACACCGCACTCCAGGCAGGTGTAGATCCATCCGTCATTTACCTCCACGGCAACAACAAGTCCCGGTCGGAGCTTGAGTTTGCGGTGCAGTCGGGATGCACGATTGTGGTGGATAACTGGCTGGAACTAAGAACGCTAGCAGAGATCGCGGCTGGTTCCGAGCAGCCCGTTCGCATCATGCTTCGCTTGACTCCCGGTATCGAATGCCATACCCACGAATATATTCGCACTGGACACCTCGACAGCAAGTTTGGCTTTGATCCCGATCAAATGGATAGCGTGTTGAGCTTTGTGGCCCAGCAACCCCATCTGAATTGTGTGGGACTGCATGCCCACATCGGTTCCCAAATTTTTGAAGTGCAGCCCCACCAAGATTTAGCCAGTGTCATGGTGGACTGGTTTATCAAAGCAAGCCAGTATGGTCTTCCGGTCAGCGAATTGGATATTGGTGGCGGGTTGGGGATTTGCTACACCGAAGCCGATGATCCCCCAAGTATTGATGCGTGGGTTAAGGTGGTAGCGGAATCCGTGACGCAAGCCTGTGCGACCCACAACATTGCTCTCCCCCGATTGTTGTCCGAGCCTGGGCGATCGCTCATTGGCAATGCCTGCGTAACGGCGTACACCATGGGCAGTCAAAAAACGGTTCCCGGTATCCGTACCTATGTCACGGTCGATGGCGGGATGTCAGATAATCCTCGTCCCATTACCTATCAATCGATATATCGGGCAGTAGTTGCGAATCGGATGTCAGAAGAACTGACGGAATCGGTGGCGATCGCAGGAAAACACTGTGAGTCCGGCGATATTTTAATTAAGGAAACTCTCCTGCCCCAGACGTCGTCGGGTGATGTGCTCGTTGTTCTGGCGACGGGTGCCTACAATTACAGCATGGCCTCTAACTATAATCGGGTTTCCCGCCCTGCTGCAGTGCTTGTTTCCCAAGCAGAAGCCACCATCATCTTGCAGCGTGAAACCTACCAAGATCTGATTCAGCATGATTGCTTGCCAGATCGACTGTTAAATCACTAA
- a CDS encoding isoprenyl transferase, translating to MTAKATSLTELPSDLVKERLPKHIAVIMDGNGRWAKRQGFPRIMGHRRGVDALKDILRCCKDWGIEALTAYAFSTENWGRPVEEVDFLMALFERVLRRELREMMEEDVRISFVGNLKALPSSLQAEIERSMDETRHNHAIHFTVATNYGGRQEIVQACRAIATQVQHGLLQPEEIDEGLFERFLYTAGTSDPDLLIRTSGELRLSNFLLWQAAYSEIYVTDTLWPDFDRAELHRALASYQQRDRRFGRVHSS from the coding sequence ATGACAGCCAAGGCTACATCCCTGACAGAGTTACCCTCTGATTTAGTTAAGGAACGACTACCCAAACATATTGCTGTGATTATGGATGGCAATGGTCGATGGGCAAAGCGTCAAGGTTTTCCGCGAATTATGGGGCATCGGCGTGGGGTGGATGCCCTCAAAGATATTTTGCGGTGTTGTAAGGACTGGGGAATTGAAGCGCTAACCGCCTATGCCTTTTCTACAGAGAACTGGGGACGTCCCGTTGAAGAAGTCGATTTCTTGATGGCGTTGTTTGAGCGAGTGTTGCGGCGCGAACTCCGCGAAATGATGGAAGAGGATGTTCGTATTAGCTTTGTGGGGAATTTGAAAGCGCTGCCCTCATCCCTACAGGCGGAAATTGAGCGATCGATGGACGAAACTCGCCACAACCATGCCATTCATTTCACGGTGGCCACAAACTACGGGGGACGCCAGGAGATTGTGCAGGCGTGTCGGGCGATCGCCACTCAAGTGCAGCATGGTCTGCTCCAACCGGAAGAGATTGATGAAGGCTTATTTGAACGGTTCTTGTATACTGCCGGAACGAGTGATCCAGATCTATTGATTCGTACTAGTGGTGAACTGCGTCTTAGTAACTTTTTGCTGTGGCAAGCGGCGTACTCGGAAATCTACGTCACGGATACGCTCTGGCCAGATTTTGACCGGGCAGAACTGCATCGGGCACTGGCCTCGTACCAGCAGCGCGATCGCCGTTTTGGACGGGTGCATTCCAGTTAA